One window of Dinoroseobacter shibae DFL 12 = DSM 16493 genomic DNA carries:
- a CDS encoding hydrogen peroxide-inducible genes activator produces MKGLTLKHLRYFDALARTGHFGRAAEASGISQPALSMQIKELEAMLGAPLVERRAREIRLTGLGEDLRLRARKILAEIGELDELVRSRDGPLVGRLRIGVIPTVAPYFLPQVIRALALRMPAIELQPRETVTETLIAELLDSRLDAALVALPISEPDLREFALFSEDFVLVRAADEADQPVPSPERLKEMRLLLLEEGHCFRDQALSFCDISVGEPRYMMEGSSLSTLVQMVGAGMGLTLIPEMAVPLDTARAEVSVARFEPPAPSRTIGMVWRKTNPLAAQLAEIGATLRQAGAVADAGFSAPRGPIG; encoded by the coding sequence ATGAAAGGACTGACCCTCAAACACCTGCGCTATTTCGATGCCCTGGCCCGCACCGGCCATTTCGGCCGCGCGGCGGAGGCCTCGGGCATCTCGCAACCGGCCCTGTCCATGCAGATCAAGGAGTTGGAGGCGATGCTGGGGGCGCCGCTGGTCGAACGGCGCGCGCGCGAGATCCGGCTGACCGGGCTGGGGGAGGACCTGCGCCTGCGGGCGCGCAAGATCCTGGCCGAGATCGGGGAGCTGGACGAGCTTGTGCGGTCCCGCGACGGGCCGCTGGTCGGGCGGCTGCGGATCGGGGTGATTCCCACCGTCGCCCCCTATTTCCTGCCCCAGGTGATCCGGGCGCTGGCCCTTCGGATGCCCGCGATCGAGTTGCAGCCGCGCGAGACGGTGACCGAGACGCTGATTGCGGAGCTGCTCGATTCGCGGCTGGACGCGGCGCTGGTGGCCCTGCCGATCTCGGAGCCGGACTTGCGGGAATTCGCGCTCTTTTCCGAGGATTTCGTGCTGGTGCGCGCCGCCGACGAGGCGGACCAGCCGGTCCCCAGCCCCGAGCGGCTGAAGGAGATGCGGCTCCTGCTGCTGGAGGAAGGGCATTGTTTCCGCGACCAGGCCCTGAGTTTCTGCGATATCTCCGTGGGCGAGCCGCGCTACATGATGGAGGGCAGCTCGCTCTCGACCCTGGTGCAGATGGTTGGCGCGGGCATGGGGCTGACCCTGATCCCGGAGATGGCGGTGCCGCTGGACACCGCCCGCGCCGAGGTGTCGGTCGCCCGTTTCGAGCCGCCCGCGCCGTCGCGCACCATCGGCATGGTCTGGCGCAAGACCAACCCCCTGGCCGCGCAACTGGCCGAGATCGGCGCGACCCTGCGCCAGGCCGGGGCGGTGGCCGATGCGGGGTTTTCCGCGCCGCGTGGTCCGATCGGATGA
- a CDS encoding DUF4440 domain-containing protein: protein MSVSGTPSEPRRDPEDAAIMAVIARETDTFVVRDFDGWAACWVQDARTRLISASAAFGVTVQDGWEALASYMRGVFAAGASCEILSFERRNVSVTRTGGFAFVSFEGHGVHRGGRHERTFETRTLEQGPQGWLILHAAFVLSGAVEDAGPRIAVDGRGQVLSLPEGARAALAGHPGLTISQGRLRARRPAWDAVLQEGLARAAGLHGFCQHYRFTADHGRQFRLPLVLGETAEGGLAVCMLFVRDGMTFVDLQPGGDFDARLDLARALYGLSEAQAALARHVVGGQSLTAAARELGISVNTARTHLSRIFEKTGVQSQTALVRTLLSIV, encoded by the coding sequence ATGAGCGTGTCAGGCACCCCGTCTGAGCCCCGCCGCGACCCGGAGGACGCGGCGATCATGGCCGTGATCGCCCGTGAGACCGACACTTTCGTGGTGCGGGATTTCGACGGTTGGGCCGCCTGCTGGGTCCAGGATGCGCGCACGCGGCTAATCAGCGCCTCCGCCGCGTTCGGGGTCACGGTGCAGGACGGCTGGGAGGCGCTGGCCAGCTACATGCGCGGGGTCTTCGCGGCCGGGGCAAGTTGCGAGATCCTGAGCTTCGAGCGCCGCAATGTCAGCGTGACCCGGACCGGCGGCTTCGCCTTTGTCAGTTTCGAGGGGCACGGGGTGCACCGGGGCGGGCGGCACGAGCGCACCTTCGAGACCCGGACGCTGGAACAGGGGCCGCAGGGCTGGCTCATCCTGCATGCCGCCTTCGTGCTCAGCGGTGCGGTCGAAGATGCCGGGCCGCGGATCGCCGTGGACGGGCGGGGACAGGTCCTGTCGCTGCCCGAGGGGGCGCGCGCGGCCCTGGCGGGTCATCCGGGCCTGACGATATCCCAAGGGAGGCTCAGGGCGCGGCGCCCGGCCTGGGACGCGGTGCTGCAGGAGGGGTTGGCCCGGGCCGCCGGGCTGCACGGGTTTTGCCAGCATTACCGGTTTACCGCCGATCACGGGCGGCAGTTCCGCCTGCCCCTGGTGCTGGGCGAGACGGCGGAGGGCGGGCTTGCGGTCTGCATGCTCTTCGTGCGGGACGGCATGACCTTCGTCGATTTGCAGCCCGGGGGCGATTTCGATGCCCGGCTCGACCTGGCGCGCGCGCTCTACGGGTTGTCCGAGGCGCAGGCCGCCCTGGCCCGCCACGTGGTGGGTGGGCAGAGCCTGACCGCGGCGGCGCGCGAGCTGGGCATCAGCGTCAACACCGCCCGGACCCATCTGTCGCGCATTTTCGAAAAGACCGGGGTTCAGTCCCAGACCGCGCTGGTGCGCACCCTGCTCAGCATCGTCTGA
- a CDS encoding monovalent cation/H+ antiporter subunit A — translation MSHEGSFLFIIALLPFLGALVPGLMIRAGRTACASFTAVPTALAFIMLLILSPAVLRGEVITAEIGWLPQLGLSASFFLDGLGLLFALMITGVGLLIILYARFYLSGDDPMGQFYTYLLLFQGAMLGIVLSDNILLLLIFWELTSLSSFLLIGYWKHLPEGRQGARMALAVTGAGGLAMIGGMLILGNIVGSYNLTDILQAGEQIRASEWYLPALILILLGAFTKSAQFPFHFWLPHAMAAPTPVSAYLHSATMVKAGVFLMARMWPVLAGTDAWFYIVATTGLVTMVMGAGIALFKDDLKALLAFSTVSHLGLLTMLLGFGTQAAAVAAVFHIINHLTFKAALFMTAGIVDHETHTRDIKRLGGLRHLMPITFAIGTVAALSMAGIPLFNGFLSKEMMLEEASHTGWLGNPWVVPVVATFGALLSVAYSFRFIGHVFLGPVRDDYPAKPHDPPFGMWASPALLVVLVLVIGMAPFVAEGIVTAASSAVTGADLHPHLKIWHGFTPALWMSVVATLGGLMLLALHGKLDPIWQAARRPEAKAIFDGLVAGLVALTRGITERTHTGKISAYLALFTVSSVALGWIAYAGSGLSLPTRELLPVPPVIAVGWLMLVVATASVVVMHHQRFQALILIGIIGLSISAGFVYLSAPDLALTQVSVETVTIMLLLLALHFLPKTTPKESSLGRKIRDGAIAVTAGGGVGALAFAFLLRDVETISGFHLENSYEGGGGTNVVNVILVDFRGYDTYGEIIVLGIAGLVIYALMQALLDGPAARRLRSGDFSNDRSRDRHPMMMVVVTRVLMPIAVVVGLYIFLRGHNEPGGGFVAGLVIAIALLMQYMASGFAWTQERKRIEYHTMIGLGVIIAGLTGAGAWLLGRPFLTSAYTYINLPPIEEFELATAMLFDLGVFLTVLGAVMLMLYSLSRIARFAGETVNTGPMDYDPAVKGSVGTPPRPAEPPTPVRPGPEGAR, via the coding sequence ATGAGTCACGAGGGCAGCTTCCTCTTCATCATCGCGCTGCTGCCATTTCTGGGTGCCTTGGTGCCGGGATTGATGATCCGGGCCGGGCGCACCGCCTGCGCGTCTTTCACGGCGGTGCCCACGGCGCTGGCCTTCATCATGCTGCTGATCCTGTCTCCCGCGGTGCTGCGCGGGGAGGTGATCACCGCCGAGATCGGCTGGCTGCCGCAGCTGGGGCTGTCGGCGTCGTTCTTCCTCGACGGTCTGGGGCTGCTCTTTGCGCTGATGATCACGGGCGTCGGGCTGCTGATCATCCTCTATGCGCGGTTCTACCTGTCGGGCGACGATCCGATGGGGCAGTTCTATACCTACCTGTTGCTGTTCCAGGGCGCGATGCTGGGGATCGTGCTGTCGGACAACATATTGCTGTTGCTGATTTTCTGGGAGCTGACCTCGCTCAGCTCCTTCCTGCTGATCGGGTATTGGAAGCATCTGCCCGAGGGGCGTCAGGGCGCGCGGATGGCGCTGGCCGTGACCGGGGCAGGGGGCCTGGCGATGATCGGGGGGATGCTGATCCTCGGGAACATCGTGGGCAGCTATAACCTGACCGATATCCTGCAGGCGGGCGAGCAGATCCGGGCGTCCGAGTGGTACCTGCCCGCGCTGATCCTGATCCTGCTCGGCGCCTTCACCAAATCGGCGCAATTCCCGTTCCATTTCTGGTTGCCGCACGCCATGGCCGCGCCCACGCCGGTCTCGGCCTATCTGCACTCGGCGACCATGGTGAAGGCGGGCGTGTTCCTGATGGCACGCATGTGGCCGGTGCTGGCGGGAACCGATGCGTGGTTCTACATCGTGGCGACCACGGGTCTGGTGACCATGGTGATGGGCGCGGGCATCGCGCTGTTCAAGGATGACCTCAAGGCGCTGCTGGCGTTTTCCACGGTCAGCCACCTGGGCCTTCTGACCATGCTGCTGGGCTTCGGCACGCAGGCAGCGGCGGTGGCGGCGGTGTTTCACATCATCAACCACCTGACCTTCAAGGCCGCGCTCTTCATGACCGCGGGGATCGTGGATCACGAAACGCACACGCGGGATATCAAGCGGCTCGGGGGCTTGCGGCACCTGATGCCGATCACCTTCGCGATCGGGACGGTGGCGGCCCTGTCCATGGCGGGCATACCGCTCTTCAACGGGTTCCTGTCGAAAGAGATGATGCTGGAGGAGGCGTCGCATACGGGCTGGCTCGGCAATCCCTGGGTGGTGCCGGTGGTGGCGACCTTCGGCGCGCTCTTGTCGGTGGCCTATTCGTTCCGGTTCATTGGTCATGTGTTTCTCGGGCCGGTGCGGGATGACTACCCCGCCAAGCCCCATGATCCGCCCTTCGGGATGTGGGCCTCGCCTGCGTTGCTGGTGGTGCTGGTCCTGGTGATCGGGATGGCGCCGTTTGTGGCCGAGGGGATCGTGACGGCGGCGTCCAGTGCCGTGACCGGCGCGGATCTGCACCCGCATCTGAAGATCTGGCACGGGTTCACGCCCGCCTTGTGGATGTCGGTGGTGGCGACCCTGGGCGGTCTGATGCTGCTGGCGCTGCATGGCAAGCTCGATCCGATCTGGCAGGCGGCGCGCCGCCCGGAGGCCAAGGCGATCTTCGACGGGTTGGTGGCGGGGCTCGTGGCGCTGACGCGCGGGATCACCGAGCGCACCCACACGGGCAAGATCAGTGCCTATCTCGCGCTCTTCACGGTGTCTTCCGTGGCGCTCGGCTGGATCGCCTATGCGGGCAGCGGGCTGTCGCTGCCCACGCGTGAGTTGTTGCCGGTGCCGCCGGTGATCGCGGTGGGCTGGCTGATGCTGGTGGTGGCGACCGCGTCGGTCGTGGTCATGCATCATCAAAGGTTCCAGGCGCTGATCCTGATCGGGATCATCGGTTTGTCGATCTCGGCGGGCTTTGTCTACCTGTCGGCGCCGGACCTCGCCCTGACCCAGGTGTCGGTCGAGACCGTGACCATCATGCTGCTGCTGCTGGCGCTGCATTTCCTGCCCAAGACCACGCCGAAGGAAAGCAGCCTCGGCCGCAAGATCCGCGACGGGGCGATTGCCGTGACCGCCGGCGGCGGGGTGGGGGCGCTGGCCTTTGCGTTCCTGCTGCGCGACGTGGAGACGATTTCCGGCTTCCACCTGGAGAACAGCTACGAGGGCGGGGGCGGCACCAATGTTGTCAACGTGATCCTCGTGGATTTCCGGGGCTACGATACCTATGGCGAGATCATCGTGCTGGGGATCGCGGGGCTCGTGATCTATGCGCTGATGCAGGCGCTGCTGGACGGGCCCGCGGCGCGGCGGCTGCGGAGCGGCGATTTCTCCAACGACCGCTCGCGCGACCGGCATCCGATGATGATGGTGGTGGTCACCCGGGTCCTGATGCCCATCGCGGTGGTCGTGGGGCTCTATATCTTCCTGCGCGGCCATAATGAGCCGGGCGGCGGCTTCGTCGCGGGGCTGGTGATCGCCATCGCGCTTCTGATGCAATACATGGCCTCGGGCTTTGCCTGGACGCAGGAGCGCAAGCGGATCGAGTACCACACCATGATCGGGCTCGGGGTGATCATCGCCGGGTTGACCGGGGCAGGCGCGTGGCTGCTAGGCCGGCCCTTCCTGACCAGCGCCTATACATATATAAACCTGCCCCCCATCGAGGAGTTCGAGCTGGCCACCGCCATGCTGTTCGACCTGGGCGTGTTCCTGACCGTCCTCGGCGCGGTGATGCTGATGCTCTACAGTCTGAGCCGGATCGCGCGGTTCGCGGGCGAGACGGTGAACACCGGGCCGATGGATTACGACCCCGCGGTGAAGGGGAGTGTGGGCACGCCGCCGCGCCCGGCGGAGCCGCCCACCCCCGTGCGCCCCGGACCGGAAGGAGCCCGCTGA
- a CDS encoding Na+/H+ antiporter subunit C — translation MEILVASTVAVLTAGGVYLLLRLRTFPIILGLALLSYAVNVFLFASGRLAIDQSPILSKYGDASYSDPLPQALVLTAIVISFGMTAVLVMIGLGAYLESETDRIDIEDEDTREEGQP, via the coding sequence ATGGAGATCCTGGTTGCCAGCACCGTTGCCGTTCTGACCGCGGGGGGGGTGTACCTGCTGCTGCGGCTGCGGACCTTCCCGATCATCCTGGGCCTCGCCCTGCTGTCCTACGCGGTGAACGTGTTCCTGTTCGCCAGCGGGCGGTTGGCCATCGACCAGTCGCCGATCCTGTCGAAATACGGCGATGCGAGCTATTCCGACCCGCTGCCCCAGGCGCTGGTGCTGACGGCGATCGTGATTTCCTTCGGGATGACGGCGGTTCTGGTGATGATCGGGCTCGGCGCCTACCTGGAATCCGAGACCGACCGGATCGACATCGAGGATGAGGATACCCGCGAGGAGGGCCAGCCATGA
- a CDS encoding monovalent cation/H+ antiporter subunit D, which translates to MMHWIILPVVLPAMLAPIIAFVMRHDITLARTASVAGTVVLVGIALVLTGMAADGTTHVYRLGDWPAPFGIVLVLDRLSALMVLLTSVLALMVLLHAIATGWDARGRHFHALFQFQLMGISGAFLTGDVFNLFVFFEVLLIASYGLMIHSGGKARMRAGLQYVVMNLAGSTLFLFALGTLYATTGTLNIADLALRIPQIPAEEAALVRVAAILLMIVFAVKAALFPVQFWLPATYANAPAPVAALFAIMTKVGAYAILRVHTTAFGPGSPGTADLAATWLFPAAIVTIAVGAIGVLGARRLMPLIAFSVVGSMGTLLVAVAVFSTTATSAALYYMVHSTFAAACLFLIADLVVTRREADSLTPAPATVQNGLFAALFFGAAIAMAGMPPLSGFLGKLLVLDALRDPGVIGWAWTAILAGSLLTIVGFARAGSALFWKSTALPAPDGAAPATRATPMEIAPTLAMLLTLGALAVFAGPVSAYLQDTTTQLFDRAGYISAVLGTGEEG; encoded by the coding sequence ATGATGCACTGGATCATCCTGCCCGTGGTGCTGCCGGCGATGCTGGCCCCGATCATCGCCTTCGTGATGCGCCACGATATCACCCTGGCGCGCACGGCCTCGGTGGCGGGGACCGTGGTGCTGGTTGGGATCGCGCTGGTTTTGACCGGCATGGCGGCGGACGGGACCACCCATGTCTACCGGCTGGGCGACTGGCCCGCGCCCTTCGGCATCGTGCTGGTGCTCGACCGGCTGTCGGCGCTGATGGTGCTCTTGACCTCGGTGCTGGCGCTGATGGTCCTGCTCCATGCCATCGCCACGGGCTGGGACGCGCGCGGGCGGCATTTCCACGCCCTGTTCCAGTTCCAGCTGATGGGGATCAGCGGCGCGTTCCTGACCGGCGACGTGTTCAACCTCTTCGTGTTCTTCGAGGTGCTGCTGATCGCGTCCTACGGGTTGATGATCCATTCGGGCGGCAAGGCGCGGATGCGCGCGGGGCTGCAATACGTGGTGATGAACCTGGCGGGCTCGACCCTGTTTCTGTTCGCGCTGGGGACGCTCTATGCCACCACCGGAACGCTGAACATCGCCGATCTCGCCTTGCGCATCCCGCAGATCCCGGCGGAGGAGGCGGCGCTGGTGCGGGTCGCGGCGATCCTTCTGATGATCGTCTTCGCGGTGAAGGCGGCGCTGTTCCCGGTGCAGTTCTGGCTGCCCGCGACCTATGCCAATGCGCCCGCCCCGGTCGCCGCCCTCTTCGCGATCATGACCAAGGTCGGCGCCTATGCGATCCTGCGGGTGCATACCACGGCCTTCGGACCCGGCAGCCCGGGGACGGCGGATCTGGCGGCCACATGGCTCTTCCCGGCGGCGATCGTGACCATCGCGGTGGGGGCGATCGGCGTGCTGGGGGCGCGGCGGCTGATGCCGCTGATCGCCTTCTCGGTGGTGGGGTCCATGGGCACGCTGCTGGTGGCGGTGGCGGTGTTTTCGACCACGGCGACCTCGGCGGCGCTCTATTACATGGTGCATTCGACCTTCGCGGCGGCCTGCCTGTTTCTGATCGCGGACCTGGTGGTGACCCGGCGGGAGGCCGACAGCCTGACGCCCGCGCCCGCCACGGTGCAGAACGGGCTGTTTGCGGCGCTGTTCTTCGGGGCGGCGATTGCCATGGCGGGAATGCCGCCCCTGAGCGGCTTCCTCGGTAAGCTGCTGGTGCTTGATGCGCTGCGCGATCCCGGCGTGATCGGCTGGGCCTGGACCGCGATCCTGGCGGGCTCGCTCCTGACAATTGTCGGGTTTGCCCGGGCGGGCAGCGCGCTGTTCTGGAAATCCACCGCCCTGCCGGCACCGGATGGGGCCGCCCCCGCCACCCGCGCCACCCCGATGGAGATCGCGCCGACCCTCGCGATGCTGCTGACCCTTGGCGCGCTGGCGGTGTTCGCGGGCCCGGTTTCGGCCTATCTTCAGGACACGACCACGCAATTGTTCGACCGGGCGGGTTACATATCGGCGGTGCTCGGCACCGGGGAGGAGGGCTGA
- a CDS encoding Na+/H+ antiporter subunit E, with amino-acid sequence MLARLIPHPFLSLTLVLVWLALVNKFTLGNLILGSAFGLVIPMLTAAYWPNRPRIGRPLKIAEYVLIVLWDIVVANVQVAMIILFKPEKNIQSHWIPVPVELTSAEAITVLAGTITMTPGTVSATLAADGSCILVHCLHTDDPDAVRDEIKTRYERRLKEIFA; translated from the coding sequence ATGCTGGCACGACTGATCCCCCATCCGTTCCTGAGCCTGACCCTGGTGCTGGTCTGGCTGGCCCTGGTGAACAAGTTCACACTGGGCAACCTGATCCTCGGCAGCGCCTTCGGGCTGGTGATCCCGATGCTGACCGCGGCCTATTGGCCGAACCGGCCCAGGATCGGGCGGCCCCTGAAGATCGCGGAATACGTGCTGATCGTGCTGTGGGATATCGTGGTGGCCAATGTGCAGGTGGCCATGATCATCCTGTTCAAGCCCGAAAAGAACATCCAGTCTCACTGGATCCCGGTACCGGTGGAGCTGACCTCCGCCGAGGCGATCACGGTGCTGGCGGGCACGATCACCATGACGCCCGGCACGGTGTCGGCCACGCTGGCCGCCGATGGCAGCTGCATCCTCGTGCATTGCCTGCATACCGACGACCCGGACGCCGTGCGCGACGAGATCAAGACCCGCTATGAACGACGCCTGAAGGAGATTTTCGCATGA
- a CDS encoding K+/H+ antiporter subunit F encodes MIEYALLFAAACYGAALLLDLWRIAVGPDSADRILALDTMVINVIALLVLYGIWRGTAIYFEAAMLVAMVGFVATVAYCRFVLRGDIIE; translated from the coding sequence ATGATCGAATACGCTCTGCTCTTCGCCGCGGCCTGTTACGGCGCGGCGCTTCTGCTGGATTTGTGGCGCATCGCCGTGGGTCCGGATTCCGCCGACCGCATCCTTGCCCTCGACACGATGGTGATCAACGTGATCGCGCTCCTGGTGCTCTATGGCATCTGGCGCGGCACGGCGATCTATTTCGAGGCCGCCATGCTGGTCGCCATGGTCGGGTTCGTGGCCACCGTCGCCTATTGCCGCTTCGTGTTGCGCGGCGACATCATCGAGTGA
- a CDS encoding Na+/H+ antiporter subunit G, whose product MPFFAELLIAIALVVSGIFGFVGSYGLIKLKDSVQRLHAPTKATTLGVGGVLIASMIYFYAKTGYISVHELLISVFLFLTAPITANFIAKAYMARNIGEKDLPQSSGAYGWSIYDDAPESTPGEGRPAE is encoded by the coding sequence ATGCCCTTTTTCGCAGAGCTTCTGATCGCCATCGCCCTCGTCGTCAGCGGGATTTTCGGCTTCGTCGGCTCCTACGGGCTGATCAAGCTGAAGGACTCGGTGCAACGTCTCCATGCCCCGACCAAGGCGACGACCCTGGGCGTGGGCGGGGTGCTGATCGCCTCGATGATCTATTTCTACGCCAAGACCGGCTATATCTCGGTCCATGAGCTGCTGATCTCGGTCTTCTTGTTCCTGACCGCGCCGATCACGGCGAATTTCATCGCCAAGGCCTACATGGCGCGGAACATTGGCGAAAAGGACCTGCCCCAGAGCAGCGGCGCCTATGGCTGGTCGATCTATGACGACGCGCCGGAGAGCACACCGGGAGAAGGCCGCCCGGCGGAGTGA
- the fahA gene encoding fumarylacetoacetase: MSGLIHSWVPGANDPAGAFPLNNLAFGVFSTGDGPRCAVAIGDKVLDLAALQAAGLLPDHGFDAPALDTFMGRGQPAWQAVREALTELLRAGAETAPVRAALHDRAGVRLHLPFTLAEFTDFYAGRQHAFNVGSLFRDPANALPPNWLHMPIGYNGRASTVVVSGTPIHRPAGQIKDPSDPMPRFGPCERLDFELELGAVVGTPSQMGVPVTVDEADEMIFGYVLLNDWSARDIQAWEYVPLGPFQGKAFATTISPWVVPRAALAPFRCGPPVREVPLLPHLRDTGPMFHDIDLAVTLAPPGGAPTEVCRTNSNALYYSAAQLLAHHSTSGCAMRTGDLLGSGTISGPEKGMFGSLLEITWGGRDPVALAGGATRRFLADGDTVTLKGEARGDGYRIGFGTCTGTILPAPKRP, translated from the coding sequence GTGAGCGGGCTGATCCACTCCTGGGTGCCGGGGGCAAACGACCCGGCGGGGGCTTTCCCGCTCAACAACCTGGCCTTCGGGGTGTTCTCGACCGGGGATGGGCCGCGCTGCGCCGTGGCCATCGGCGACAAGGTGCTGGACCTTGCCGCATTGCAGGCCGCGGGACTGCTGCCCGATCACGGGTTCGACGCGCCCGCGCTCGACACCTTCATGGGGCGCGGCCAGCCCGCCTGGCAGGCGGTGCGCGAGGCCCTGACCGAGCTGCTCCGCGCGGGGGCGGAGACCGCGCCGGTGCGCGCCGCCCTGCACGACCGGGCCGGCGTCCGCCTGCATCTGCCCTTCACCCTTGCCGAGTTCACCGACTTCTACGCCGGGCGGCAACACGCGTTCAATGTCGGCTCTCTCTTCCGCGATCCGGCCAATGCCCTGCCGCCCAACTGGCTGCACATGCCCATCGGCTATAACGGCCGGGCCTCCACCGTGGTGGTCTCGGGCACGCCGATCCACCGCCCGGCGGGCCAGATCAAGGACCCCTCCGACCCGATGCCGCGCTTCGGCCCCTGCGAAAGGCTCGATTTTGAGCTGGAGCTGGGCGCGGTGGTCGGCACCCCGTCGCAGATGGGCGTCCCGGTCACGGTGGATGAGGCCGACGAGATGATCTTCGGCTACGTGCTGCTGAACGACTGGTCCGCGCGGGATATCCAGGCCTGGGAATACGTCCCCCTCGGCCCGTTTCAGGGCAAGGCGTTCGCCACCACGATCAGCCCGTGGGTGGTCCCCCGGGCCGCTCTCGCGCCGTTCCGCTGCGGCCCGCCGGTGCGGGAGGTGCCGCTGCTGCCCCATCTGCGCGACACCGGGCCGATGTTCCACGATATCGACCTGGCGGTGACCCTCGCGCCCCCGGGCGGTGCCCCGACCGAGGTCTGCCGGACCAATTCCAACGCGCTCTACTATTCCGCCGCGCAGCTTCTGGCCCACCACAGCACGTCGGGCTGCGCGATGCGGACGGGCGATCTGCTGGGCTCGGGCACGATCTCGGGGCCGGAGAAGGGCATGTTCGGCTCTCTGCTAGAGATCACCTGGGGCGGGCGCGATCCGGTCGCGCTGGCGGGCGGGGCGACGCGCCGCTTTCTGGCCGATGGGGACACCGTCACGCTGAAGGGGGAAGCCCGGGGCGATGGCTACCGGATCGGGTTCGGGACGTGTACCGGCACCATCCTGCCCGCGCCGAAACGGCCCTAA
- the hmgA gene encoding homogentisate 1,2-dioxygenase, with protein MNTQAQVSGLTRAATPMGTTEGYMPGFGNDFETEALPGALPQGMNSPQKCNYGLYGEQLSGTAFTDVRPERTWCYRIRPSVKHSHRYRRVELPYFRSAPDIHPEVTSLGQYRWDPVPHTDAPLTWLTGMRTMTTAGDVNTQVGMAAHVYLVTESMQDAYFYSADSEMLVVPQEGRLRFATELGIIDLEPKEIAILPRGLLYRVELLDGPARGFVCENYGQKFELPGRGPIGANCMANPRDFKTPVAAFEDREVPSTVTVKWCGQFHETQIGQSPLDVVAWHGNYAPCKYDLRNYCPVGAILFDHPDPSIFTVLTAPSGQPGTANIDFVLFRERWMVAEDTFRPPWYHKNIMSELMGNIYGQYDAKPQGFVPGGISLHNMMLPHGPDRDAFEKASNANLGPDKLDNTMSFMFETRFPQHLTRFAGTEAPLQDDYIDCWKDIEKKFDGTPGKK; from the coding sequence ATGAACACCCAAGCGCAAGTCAGCGGTCTGACCCGGGCGGCGACGCCCATGGGCACGACCGAAGGGTACATGCCCGGTTTCGGCAATGATTTCGAGACCGAGGCCCTGCCCGGTGCCCTGCCGCAGGGCATGAACAGCCCGCAGAAATGCAATTACGGGCTTTATGGCGAGCAGCTCTCGGGCACCGCCTTCACCGATGTGCGCCCCGAGCGGACCTGGTGTTACCGGATCCGGCCCTCGGTCAAGCATTCCCACCGCTACCGGCGGGTCGAGCTGCCCTATTTCCGCTCCGCGCCGGACATCCATCCGGAGGTCACGAGCCTCGGCCAGTACCGCTGGGACCCGGTCCCGCACACGGACGCGCCGCTCACATGGCTGACGGGGATGCGCACCATGACCACGGCGGGGGACGTGAACACACAAGTTGGCATGGCCGCCCACGTTTACCTCGTGACCGAGTCCATGCAGGACGCCTATTTCTACTCCGCCGACAGCGAGATGCTGGTGGTGCCACAGGAAGGTCGTTTGCGCTTTGCCACCGAGCTGGGGATCATCGATCTGGAACCGAAGGAGATCGCGATCCTGCCGCGCGGCCTTCTCTACCGGGTGGAACTGCTGGACGGTCCCGCGCGGGGTTTCGTGTGCGAAAACTACGGCCAGAAGTTCGAGCTGCCCGGCCGCGGGCCGATCGGGGCCAACTGCATGGCCAATCCGCGGGATTTCAAGACGCCCGTGGCGGCCTTCGAGGACCGCGAGGTGCCCTCGACCGTGACGGTGAAATGGTGCGGCCAGTTCCACGAGACGCAGATCGGCCAGAGCCCGCTGGACGTGGTGGCCTGGCACGGCAATTACGCGCCCTGCAAATACGATCTGCGCAATTACTGCCCCGTGGGCGCGATCCTGTTCGACCATCCGGACCCGTCGATCTTCACCGTGCTGACCGCGCCCTCGGGCCAGCCGGGCACCGCCAATATCGACTTCGTGCTGTTCCGCGAGCGCTGGATGGTGGCCGAGGATACCTTCCGCCCGCCCTGGTATCACAAGAACATCATGTCCGAGCTGATGGGCAACATCTACGGCCAGTACGATGCCAAGCCGCAGGGCTTCGTGCCCGGCGGGATCAGCCTGCACAACATGATGCTGCCGCATGGCCCCGACCGCGACGCGTTCGAGAAGGCCTCCAACGCCAATCTGGGCCCCGACAAGCTCGACAACACCATGTCCTTCATGTTCGAGACCCGGTTTCCACAGCACCTGACCCGCTTTGCCGGCACCGAGGCGCCGCTGCAGGACGACTATATCGACTGCTGGAAGGACATCGAAAAGAAGTTCGACGGCACCCCGGGCAAGAAGTGA